The Jiangella sp. DSM 45060 genome contains the following window.
TGTTGCGTGAGGTCAGCGAGTCGGGGACCCAGTTGTTGTTCATCACCCACGACCTCGCGGTGGTGCGGCAGATGACCGACGACCTCGTGGTGCTCGAACGCGGGAAGATCGTCGAGTCCGGCCGCACGGACGTCGTGCTGGACCAGCCGTCGCACCCGTACACGGCCCGCCTCGTCGGCGCCGTGCCGACCGGCGACGCGCAGTGGCTGTCGTGACCGCCGTGCGGTGGGCCGTCCTCGGGACCGCCCAGATCGCGGCCGGCGAGTTCCTGCCCAGCCTGCTCGCCGACGGCGGCGGCCGGGCCGAGGTGGTCGCCTCCCGGGACGAGCGGCGGGCCGCGGAGTTCGCGGCACGGCACGGCGTCGCCCGGCACGTCGGCGGCTACCAGCAGGCGGTCGAGGACCCCGGCGTCGACGCGGTCTACGTCGCGCTGCCGAACGCCCTGCACGCCGAGTGGACGACGGCGGCGCTGCGGGCCGGCAAGGCGGTACTGTGCGAGAAGCCGTTCGCCACCGACCTGCCGCAGGCCCGTGCCGTCGCCGCCGAGGCGCAGCGCTGCGCCGCGCCGGCCTGGGAGGCGTTCGCGTTCCTGTTCCACCCGCAGACCCGCCGGGTGCTCGAGCTCGTCCGGACCGGCGCCATCGGGGCGGTCCGGGAGGTGCACGGGGCCTACCACTCGGAGCTGGACACCACCGGAACCATCCGCGGCGACGCCGCGCTCGGCGGCGGCGCGTTGTTCGACCTCGGCGTCTATCCGCTGCGGCTGAGCCGGCTGCTGCTCGGCGACGAGTTCACCGTCGTCGGCGCGGACCAGCGGCTGGCGCCGTCGGGCGTCGACCTCGCCACCTCGGCGGTCGTCGATTTCGCGTCCGGCGCGCGGCTGCACTTCGAGACCAGCTACACGCAGGAGTACGCGCCGGCGGCCCGGATCGTCGGTGACCTGGGCGAGCTGCGCATCGCCGCTCCCTACGCCACCGGCCCCGAGGACACCCTCGAGCTCGATCTGGTCGGCGAGGGCACCCGGGTCGAGCACTGGGGCAGCGACCGGCCGCTGTTCACCGACCAGGTCGCCCACATCCACGCGGCGCTGTCAGGCACCGTCGCGGCGCGGCACCGGCTCGGCGAGGACGCCGCCGGCACGCTCGCGCTCGTCGACGCGATCCGGGCCGCCGCACCCGAGACGAAGGGACGTCCATGACCACTGCGAACACCCGGCTCGACGAGGCGGAGATCCACCGGCTGGCGCTGGGCTGCATCCTGGCCAGCTGGACCGGGCCGGTGCCGCCGGCCCGCATCGAGCGACTGCTCGCCGACGGACTCGGCGGCGTCGTGCTGTTCGAGAACAACATCACCGGCGACGACGCGGCGACCCGCGCGCTGACCGACCGGCTGCGCGCCGCCGCCGGCCGGCCGATCGTCGTCGCCGCCGACGAGGAGGGCGGCGACGTCGTCCGGCTGCCCTGGACCGAGGGCTCCGGCCCCGGCCAGGCCGCGCTCGGCCACCTCGACGACGTCGAGACCACCGAGCAGGTGTACGCGAGCCTCGGCGAGCGGCTGGCGCGGTGCGGGCTGACGGCCGACCTCGGCCCGGTCGCCGACGTCAACACCAACCCGGACAACCCGGTGGTCGGGCTGCGCTCGTTCGGCTCGGACAGCGCGCTGGTCGCGCGGCACGTCGAGGCCGCGGTCCGCGGGTTGCAGCGGGCCGGCGTCGCCGCCGTCGTGAAGCACTTCCCCGGGCACGGCAACACCGGCATGGACTCCCACCACGACCTGCCGGTGATCGACTCCGACCTGGACCACCTGGAGCGGGAGGAGCTGCCCCCGTTCCGGGCCGGGATCGAGGCCGGGACCCGCGCGGTGATGACCGGGCACCTGTTCGTGCCGTCCGTCGACCCGGACCGCTTCGCCACCATCAGCCCCGCGCTGGCCCGGACGCTGCTGCGGGAGCGGCTCGGGTTCACCGGCACCGTCGTCAGCGACGCCATGGAGATGGGCCCGCTGGCCGGCGGCCTCGGCATCGTCGAGGGCACGGTCCAGGCGCTGATCGCCGGCACCGACGCGATCGAGCTCGGCTTCGACGAGCACGTCGAAGTGCTGGCGGCGCTGCCGGGCGCCGTCCACGCCGCCGTCGCCGAGGGCCGGCTCGACCTCGAGCGGCTGCGCGACGCCGCCGCACGCACGGCCGCGCTGGCCGTCGTCGTCCCGGACGGGTCCGGGGCGGGCGACCACCCGCTGGCGACGTCGGCCGCCGCGCGCAGCCTCGAGCTGCACGGCGACGTCGCGACCGAGGGCAAGCTGCTGGTCGTCGAGTGCCACAGCCCG
Protein-coding sequences here:
- a CDS encoding Gfo/Idh/MocA family protein, coding for MTAVRWAVLGTAQIAAGEFLPSLLADGGGRAEVVASRDERRAAEFAARHGVARHVGGYQQAVEDPGVDAVYVALPNALHAEWTTAALRAGKAVLCEKPFATDLPQARAVAAEAQRCAAPAWEAFAFLFHPQTRRVLELVRTGAIGAVREVHGAYHSELDTTGTIRGDAALGGGALFDLGVYPLRLSRLLLGDEFTVVGADQRLAPSGVDLATSAVVDFASGARLHFETSYTQEYAPAARIVGDLGELRIAAPYATGPEDTLELDLVGEGTRVEHWGSDRPLFTDQVAHIHAALSGTVAARHRLGEDAAGTLALVDAIRAAAPETKGRP
- a CDS encoding glycoside hydrolase family 3 N-terminal domain-containing protein: MTTANTRLDEAEIHRLALGCILASWTGPVPPARIERLLADGLGGVVLFENNITGDDAATRALTDRLRAAAGRPIVVAADEEGGDVVRLPWTEGSGPGQAALGHLDDVETTEQVYASLGERLARCGLTADLGPVADVNTNPDNPVVGLRSFGSDSALVARHVEAAVRGLQRAGVAAVVKHFPGHGNTGMDSHHDLPVIDSDLDHLEREELPPFRAGIEAGTRAVMTGHLFVPSVDPDRFATISPALARTLLRERLGFTGTVVSDAMEMGPLAGGLGIVEGTVQALIAGTDAIELGFDEHVEVLAALPGAVHAAVAEGRLDLERLRDAAARTAALAVVVPDGSGAGDHPLATSAAARSLELHGDVATEGKLLVVECHSPNSIPTGDLDWSLAEPLRARGAEVALLRVTDDATAAAAVDELRTSGLFAVVVTRDPQRYPWQREVLRAAAERTRVVTVDTGWPSPAHPPASIRTRGIGRGLLAAAAELLVG